In the Agrococcus beijingensis genome, GCCAGGACACGCGACGCGGCACCTTCGTGCAGCGCCACGCCGTCATGCACGACCGCCACAACGGCCAGGAGTGGCTGCCGCTCGCCAACCTCGGCGAGGGCCAGGCGCGGCTGTCGATCTACGACTCGCTGCTGAGCGAGTACGCGGCGATGGCCTTCGAGTACGGCTACTCGGTCGAGCGCTCCGACGCGCTGGTGCTGTGGGAGGCGCAGTTCGGCGACTTCGTCAACGGCGCCCAGATCGTCATCGACGAGTTCCTCTCCTCCGCCGAGCAGAAGTGGAACCAGCAGTCGTCGCTGGTGCTGCTGCTGCCGCACGGCTACGAGGGCGCGGGCCCCGACCACTCGTCGGCCCGCATCGAGCGGTTCCTGCAGATGGCGGCGCAGCGCAACATGACGATCGCGCGACCGTCGACGCCCGCGAACCACTTCCACCTGCTGCGCCGCCAGGCCTACGCGCGCCCGCGCCGCCCGCTGGTCGTCTTCACCCCGAAGGCGATGCTGCGGCTGCGCGACGCGACGAGCGCGGTCGAGGAGTTCACCAGCGGCCGCTTCCAGACGGTGATCGACGACGCGCAGGTGCAGGACGCCGGTGCGGTCACCCGCGTGCTGCTGCACTCGGGCAAGATCCACTACGACCTGAAGGCAGAGCTGGCGAAGCGCGGCCGCAGCGACATCGCGCTGGTGCGCGTCGAGCAGCTGTACCCGCTGCCGATCGACGAGATCAACGCCGCGGTCGACCGCTACCCGAACGCCGAGCTGGTCTGGGTGCAGGAGGAGCCGCTCAACCAGGGCTCCTGGCCGTTCATCCACCTGGCGCTGCCGCGCCACCTGCACGGCCGCACCCTCAAGGTCGTCAGCCGTGCCGCATCCGCCAGCCCGGCCACGGGGTCGGCCAAGCGCTCGGCGCAGGAGCTCACGGCGATCCTGGAGTCCGCGCTGGGCTGATGGCCGCACCGCGACGAGGCCCCGCACCGATGCATCCGGTGCGGGGCCTCGTGCCTGCCGCTCAGTCGCGCGCGGCCAGGAAGCTGTAGACCTCGGTCTCGTCGACGCCCGGGAAGGCCCCCGGCGGCAGCGCCGCCAGCAGGTGCGAGTGCGCGCGTGCGCTGGGCCACGCCTGGCCCGCCCACGCGGCGGCGAGGTCGGCCGGCGGCCGGCGGCAGCACGTCGGGTCCGGGCAGCGCGAGGCCGACCGCTCCTTCGTCGCCCGCCCGCGGAACCACTTGGCCTGCGAGAACGGCACGCCGATCGAGAGCGAGAACTCCCCCGCCGCGCTACGCTCGGTCATCGCCGTGCACCAGAACGTGCCCGCAGGCGTCTCGGTGTACTGCTCGAACGCGTTCACCTTGTCGGCCACGTCGAAGACCTCGCGGCTCGTCCAGTGCTTGCACACCGGCTGCCCCTCGATCGCGCCCGTGTGGTCGGCGGGGAACGTCACCCCGTCGTTCTCGTAGGCCTTGTAGATGATCCCCGACTCGTGCACCTTCTGGAAGTGCAGCGGGATCCCCAGGTGCACGGTCGCGAGGTTCGTCAGCCGGTGGGCGGCGGTCTCGTACGAGACCGCGAAGGCGTCGCGCAGATCCTCGACGGCGAGCTGCCGCGCATCCTTCGCCACCCGCAGGAAGTCGACGGCGGTGCGCTCCGGCATGAGCAGCGCCGCGGCGAAGTAGTTCGTCTCGATGCGCTGGCGCAGGAAGCCGCCGTAGTCGGCCGGCACCGAGTGGCCCAGCACGTGGTGCCCGAGCGCCTGCAGCAGCACCGACCGCGGGTCGTGGCCGATGCGCGACGAGCGCGACAGGTAGATGCGCTTGCGCTTCAGATCGGTGACCGAGCGCGTCGAGTGCGGCAGGTCGCCCACGTGGTGCACCGAGAAGCCGAGCCGCTCGGTGATGGCCGCGATGAGGTGCTGCGACAGCGGGCCCGACTGGTAGCCGACCTTCTGCAGCATCTTCTCGGCCTCGGCCTCGATCTCGGGGAAGTGGTTGTCGCGCGCGCGCATCTCCCCACGCAGCTGCGTGTTGGCCCGGCGCGCCTCCTCGGGGGTGGCGGCGCGCTCCTCGGCGACCCGGTCGAGCTCGTCGACGAGCGCGAGCATCGTCTCGAGCACGTCGTCGGGCGTGCGCGGCCCGATGCGCATGGCGGGCAGCTGCTTCTGCTGCCAGGTCGACGACTGCATCGCCCGCTCGAGCCGCAGCTCGAGCTCGGCGCGGCGCGACGGCGGCGCCGTGCCCGTGAGCTCGTCGAGGCTCGCGCCGTAGAGGCTCGCGAGCTGCTGCAGCTGCGAGAAGCGGGCCTCGCGCTTGCCGGTCTCGAACCCCGACAGCTGCGACGGCGCGAGGCCGATCGCGTCGTGCACGGCGTCGAGCGTCAGCCCCGCCTGCTTGCGGGCATGGCGCAGCGCCTTGCCGAGCTGCAGGGTGTCGACCTGCTGGGGCGCGGGCTGCGAGCGCGCCGGGCGATCCCAGGCTGCGGATGCGGTGGGGGCGGTCATGCGAGCACCTTACGACACTTCTGCACGATCTGGCAGGAGTGAAGAACTTCACACTACGAATGCGCGGATGCGGTGCAGTTCTGCACGCAGAGTGGTCACCAAGGGACGAGCCGGGGCCGAAGGAGGCTCCCGGCGGAGCACACAGGAGGACACCATGACTGAGCAGACCGACAAGCCGAACCGGGTGAACGACGCGATGGCGACCGAGGCCGCAGAGCTCGAGCTCGAGTGGGCGGCCGACGCTCGCTGGACCGGCGTCAAGCGCGACTACACCGCAGCCGACGTCGTGCGGCTCCGCGGCTCGGTCGTCGAGGAGCACACGCTCGCCCGTCGCGGCGCCGAGCGCCTCTTCGAGCGCATCACCACCGACGAGAAGCCGGTGCGCGCGCTCGGAGCGCTGACGGGCAACCAGGCGGTGCAGCAGGTGCGCGCCGGGCTCGAGGCCATCTACCTCTCCGGCTGGCAGGTCGCCGCCGACGCCAACCTCTCGGGCCAGACCTACCCCGACCAGTCGCTCTACCCCGCCAACTCGGTGCCGGCCGTCGTGCGCCGCATCAACAACGCGCTGCAGCGCGCCGACCAGATCGAGCGCAGCGAGGGCAACCCGACCGTCGCCGACTGGCTGGCGCCGATCGTCGCCGACGCCGAGGCCGGCTTCGGCGGACCGCTGAACGCCTTCGAGCTCATGCGCAGCATGATCGTCGCCGGCGCCGCGGGCGTGCACTGGGAGGATCAGCTGGCGAGCGAGAAGAAGTGCGGCCACCTCGGGGGCAAGGTGCTGATCCCCACGCAGCAGCACGTGCGCACCCTGAACGCCGCGCGCCTCGCCTCCGATGTCGAGAACGTGCCCTCCGTCATCATCGCCCGCACCGACGCCGAGGCTGCGACGCTGCTCACGAGCGACGTCGACGAGCGGGACCAGCCGTTCCTCACGGGCGACCGCACGTCGGAGGGCTTCTACGAGGTGCTGGGCGGCATCGAGCCGTGCATCGCCCGCGGCCGCGCCTACGCCGAGTACGCCGACCTGCTCTGGATGGAGACCGGCAAGCCCGACCTCGAGGTCGCCCGCCGCTTCGCCGAGGGCATCAAGAGCGAGTTCCCCGACCAGCTGCTGGCCTACAACTGCTCGCCGTCGTTCAACTGGAAGAAGCACCTCGACGACGACCAGATCGCCAAGTTCCAGCGCGAGCTGGGCGCGATGGGCTTCCGCTTCCAGTTCATCACCCTCGCCGGCTTCCACGCCCTCAACCACTCGATGTTCGACCTGGCGAAGGGCTACGCCGAGCACGACATGACGGCCTACGTCGACCTGCAGGAGCGCGAGTTCGCCGCGGAGGCCGCCGGCTACACGGCGACCAAGCACCAGCGCGAGGTCGGCACCGGCTGGTTCGACCTGGTCGCGACCACCCTCAACCCCACCTCGGGAACGCTGGCGCTCGCCGGCTCCACCGAGTCCGAGCAGTTCCATTGATCCGCAGTGCACCGAGCACCCACGACACCTGAAGGAGGAAGACGATCATGACTGACCGCATCCGCATCACCGCCACCGCCGAGGGACAGGAGCGCGTCCTCACCGACGAGGCCGTCGCGTTCCTGCTCGAGCTGCACGACGCGTTCGAGTGCACGCGCCAGCAGCTGCTGCAGAACCGCCGCAAGCGTCGCGCGGCCTTCGCCGAGGGCGAGACGCCGGGCTTCCTGGAGTCGACCAGGCGCATCCGCGAGGACGGCAGCTGGCGGGTCGCCCCGCCCGCTCCGGGCCTCGAGGACCGCCGCGTCGAGATCACCGGGCCGATCGAGCGCAAGATGACCATCAACGCGCTCAACTCCGGCGCGAAGGTCTGGCTGGCCGACTGCGAGGACGCCTCGAGCCCGCTGTGGCGCAACGTCATCGCGAGCCAGGTGAACCTGCAGGACGCCATCCGCGGCCGCATCGAGTTCACCAGCCCGGAGGGCAAGGAGTACCGGGTGACGGCCGAGGAGACGCCGACGATCGTCGTGCGGCCCCGCGGCTGGCACATGGACGAGCACCGCATCATCGTCGACGGCAAGCCCATGTCGGGATCGCTGGTCGACTTCGGCCTGCACTGCTTCCACAACGCCGAGGAGCTCATCGCCCGCGGCAGCGGCCCGTACTTCTACCTGCCGAAGCTCGAGAACCACGAGGAGGCGCGCCTCTGGAACGACGTGTTCCGCATGGCGCAGCAGCTGCTGGTGCTCCCGCAGGGCACGATCCGCGCCACGGTGCTGATCGAGACGATCACGGCGGCGTTCGAGATGGAGGAGATCCTCTACGAGCTGCGCGAGCACTCGGCGGGGCTCAACGCCGGCCGCTGGGACTACCTGTTCTCGATGATCAAGGCGTTCCGCCTCCGCGGCGAGGCGTTCGTGCTCCCCGACCGCTCGCAGCTGACGATGACGGCGCCGTTCATGCGGGCCTACACCGAGCAGCTGGTGCGGGCCTGCCACCGCCGCGGGGCGCACGCGATCGGCGGCATGGCGGCGTTCGTGCCGAGCGCGAAGGACCCGGAGGCCACCGAGCGGGCGCTGAGCGCTGTCGCCTCCGACAAGGCGCGCGAGGCCGGCGACGGCTTCGACGGCTCCTGGGTCGCGCACCCGGGCCTGGTGTCGACCTGCCGCGAGGCGTTCGACGCGGTGCTCGGCGAGCGGCCGAACCAGCTCGACCGATCCCGCGAGGACGTCGCGGTCGACGGTGCGGCGCTCATCGACCTGTCGACGACGCCCGGCGAGATCACCGACGGCGGCCTGCGCTCGAACATCGAGATCGGCATCCGCTACATGGAGGCGTGGCTGCGCGGCCACGGCGCCGTCGCCATCCACTCGCTGATGGAGGACGCGGCCACTGCCGAGATCTCCCGCTCGCAGGTGTGGCAGTGGATCCACAACGAGTCGAAGACCTCCGACGGCCGCACCATCACGCCGGAGCGCTGCGAGTCGATCGTCGACGAGCTCGAGCGCGGCTTCGACCGCAGCGAGGGCAACCGCTTCCGCGAGGCGATCGCGCTGTTCCGCGAGATCGCCCTGGAGGAGACCTACCCGGCCTTCCTCACGCTGGCCGGCACCGAGCGCTACCTGGCCGACGGCGTCGAGCGGCACACGACCGGCTCGATCCCGGTGCAGGATGCGTCGCCGCAGGCTGAGCAGGAGGGCTCGCGCGACGACGAGCGCGAGCGCGTCGCGGCCTGACCGGCAGACGCAGGAGAGGCGGGGCCCCGATGGGGTCCCGCCTCTCCTGCGTCGTCTCGTCGCCTGCTCAGGCGTGCGCGGCGCGGGCCGCGCGGAGCTTCTCGAGCAGCTTCTCCCGCAGCTCCTCGGGAGCGCGATCCTTGCACGCGCCCTGCAGCGCAGACGTCAGCATCTCGCCCACGTGGTGCTCGGCCGAGCACTCGGCGCAGGTCGCCAGGTGCGCGCGAACATCTGCGGCATCCTCGGCGCAGAGCTCGTTGTGGAGGTACTCCTCCAGTGCTGCGCGGGCCTGCGTGCAGTCCTTCTTGGCCTCCAGCGTCTCGCTCACGGCTTCTCCTTCACGTCGGTGCCCGGCACCGCGATTCCTTGTTCTCTGGCGTAGTCGGCGAGCAGGCCCCGCAGCAGCTTCCGCCCGCGGTGCAGCCTGCTCATCACGGTGCCGACGGGGGTCTCCATGACCTCGGCGGTCTCGGCGTAGCTGAGGCCCTCGACGTCGACCCAGTAGACCGCCATGCGGAAGTCCTCCGGCACCTGCTGCAGCGCATCCTTCACAGCCCCCGAGGGCATCCGATGGATGGCCTCGGCCTCGGCACTGCGCGACGACGTGGCGGTGAATGACTCGGCATCGCCGATCTGCCATTCCTCCATGTCGTCGAGCGGCGCCTCGAAGGGCCTGCGCTGCTGCTTGCGATAGGTGTTGATGTAGGTGTTGGTCTGGATGCGGTACAGCCACGCCCGCAGGTTGGTGCCCTGCTTGAACGAGTCGTACGCGGCGTAGGCCTTGAGCAGGGTCTCCTGCACGAGGTCTGCCGCGTCGGCGGGGTTGCGCGTCATGCGCATGGCGGCTGCGTAGAGCTGGTCTGCGTACTGCATGGCCTGCTCGACGAAGTCGTCGCGCTTCTCCGCCGGAGAGGAATCAGTTGTCATCGCGGGTGAGTCTATTGTCGCGGTGCCCACTGAGCCTCCTCGGCTTTGCTTTCCTGACCGATAGATTGCAACCGATGACCTCGCCCGTGCATTCCCGACCCTGGGTCGCGCCGACCGCGACCTCGCGCCTCGACGCCCGCGTGCAGCTGCCCGGATCGAAGAGCCTGACCAATCGAGCGCTGCTGCTGGCCGCCCTCGCCGACGGGCCGTCGACCCTGCACCGGCCGCTGCGCAGCCGCGACGCGTCGATCATGACCGAGGGGCTGCGTGCGCTCGGCGCGACCATCCGCGAGGCGCCCGGCGACGGCCTGTTCGGCCCCGATCTCACCGTGACGCCCGGGCCCGTCGCGGGCGACGCATCCATCGACTGCGGCCTGGCCGGCACGGCCATGCGGTTCCTGCCGATCATGGCGGCGCTCGGCGACGGCCCGGTGGCGTTCGACGGCGACCCGCACGCGCGCAAGCGCCCGATGGACCAGACGATCGCGAGCCTGCAGGGCCTGGGCGTGCGTGTCGATGCCGATGCGCCGCGACTGCCGTTCACGGTGCACGGCGCGGGCGGCGTGCGCGGCGGCGAGCTGACGATCGACGCGAGCGCCTCGAGCCAGTTCGTCTCGGCGCTGCTGCTGGTCGCCGCCCGCTTCGACGAGGGCCTCACGCTGCACCACGCGGGCGAGAGACTGCCGTCGATCCCGCACATCGAGATGACGCTCGAGGCGCTGCGGCAGCGCGGCGTCGACGCGCGGGCGATCGGCGAGGCCTCGTGGCGCGTCGAGCCAGGCCCCATCGCCGCGCTCGACGAGCAGATCGAGCCCGATCTGTCGAACGCCGCGCCGTTCCTCGCCGCGGTCGCCGCCGTGGGCGGCCGCGTCGTGCTCGACGGCTGGCCCGCGCAGACCACCCAGGTGGGCCGCATGCTGCCCGAGCTGCTCGCCCCGTTCGGCGTCGAGTCGCGGGTGGCGGATGGCTCCCTCACCGTCGAGGCCGTCGGTGGCGCGATCCCCGGTGCCAGCCTCGACATGCACGCGGCAGGCGAGCTCGCCCCCACGATCGTGGCGCTCGGCGCGCTCGCGTCGGCGCCGGTCGAGGTCACCGGGATCGGCCACATCCGCGGGCACGAGACCGACCGCATCCAGGCCCTCGTCGACGACATCGCCGCCCTGGGCGGGCGCGCCGTGGCGCTGCCCGACGGCATCCGGGTCGAGCCGGGCACGCTGCACGGCGGCTCCTGGGGCGCCTACGACGACCACCGCATCGCGACGGCGGGCGCCGTCATCGGCCTGCGCGTGCCGGGCGTCGAGGTCGACGACATCGGCGCGACGGCCAAGACCATCCCGGAGTTCCCTGAGCTCTGGGCGGCCATGCTCGCCGGCGAGCAGGGGTGACGACCGCATGAGCTGGCTCGGCGACTACGAGGGCAAGTACGACGACTACGACGAGTCGAGCGTGCGGGAGCGCCCCAACCCGAAGGCCAACCGCCCGCGCTCGAAGCAGCGGCCCGAGCACGACGACGCCGTCACCGGCATCGTCACCGCCGTCGACCGCGGCCGCTACACGCTCGCCGTGCGCATCGACGAGGAGGACGAGTCGATCGTCACCGCCGCACGCGCACGGGAGCTGCGCAAGCAGTCGATCGTCGCCGGCGACCGCGTCGACGTGGTCGGCGACACGACCGGCGAGACCGGCTCGCTCGCCCGCATCGTGCGCATCCAGCCACGTACGACGGTGCTGCGGCGCTCGGCCGACGACGCCGACGTGATCGAGCGGGTGATCGTCGCGAACGCCGACCTGCTGCTCATGGTGGTCGCCGCCGCCGACCCCGAGCCGCGGCCCCGTCTCGTCGACCGCTACCTGGTGGCGGCGCTCGACGCCGGCATCCGGCCGATCATGGTGATCACGAAGACCGACGTCGCCGACCCCGAGCCGTTCCTGGCGAACTTCGCGGGGCTCGACATCGAGGTGTGGCGCTCGTCGCTCGACGATCCGCCGGTCGAGGAGCTGCGCAAGCGGCTCGACGGGCACACCACGGTCGCCGTCGGCCACTCGGGCGTGGGCAAGTCGACCCTGGTGAACGCGCTGGTGCCCGACGCGCACCGCGCCGTCGGCCACGTCAACGCGGTCACGGGCCGCGGCCGGCACACCTCGTCGTCGACGGTGTCGTTCAAGCTCGGCTCGGGCTGGATCATCGACACCCCCGGCGTGCGCTCGTTCGGGCTCGGGCACGTCGCGACCGCCAACGTGCTGCGCGGCTTCCCCGACCTCGCCGCCGTCGCCGAGGACTGCCCGCGCGGCTGCACGCACCTCGTCGACGAGGGCTACTGCGAGCTCTCGATCGCCGCTGCCGACGGGCGGCTCGAGCCGCGCCGCGTCGACTCGATGCAGCGGCTGCTCGGCACGCTGGTCGCGGCACGGGAGCAGCGCCACCAGGCGGAGTAGTCGGTCGGCGTAGGCTGATCGCGTGACCTACGACGACGACCTCGCCCTGGCGCTGCGGCTGGCCGACGCCGCCGACGCGATCTCGATGGAGCGCTTCGGCGCGCGGGATCTCGAGGTGACGACGAAGGCCGACACCACGCACGTGACGGATGCCGACCGCTCGGTCGAGCAGCGCATCCGCACCATGCTCGCCGAGGAGCGCCCGGACGACGCGATCTTCGGCGAGGAGTTCGGCGTCAGCGGCGAGGCGCAGCGCCAGTGGATCATCGACCCGATCGACGGCACCGCGCACTTCCTGCGCGGCGCCCCCATCTGGGCGACCCTGATCGCGCTCGCCGTCGACGGGCATCCGGTCGTGGGCGTCGTCTCGGCGCCCGCGCTCGGCGGCCGCTGGTGGGCCGCGCAGGGATCCGGCGCCTGGACGAACCCGGCAGAGCCGCGCCGCCTGCGCGTCTCGGGCGTCAGCGCGCTGTCGGATGCGGTGCTGTCGTACAACGCGATCCAGGGGTGGGACGGCGCCGGCCGCATCGGCGACCTGCTGGGCCTGCAGCGCGACGTCTGGCGCGCGCGCTCCTACGGAGACGCCTGGAGCTACATGATGCTCGCCGAGGGCACGATCGACGTGGTCGCCGAGTTCGACCTGCAGCCCTACGACCTGGCGGCGCTCGTGCCCGTGATCGAGGAGGCCGGCGGCACGTTCACGTCGGTCGACGGCGAGCGCGGCCCCTGGCACGGGTCGGCGCTGGCGACGAACGGCGTGCTGCACGCCGAGCTGCTCGAGCGCCTCGCGCGCTGAGCACCCGCTCGCCGCGGCTCAGCCGCGCGCGGCCGCCTCGAGCTGCTCGACGTCGAGCTTGCGCATCGTCAGCATCGCCCGCGTCACCTCGAGCGAGCGCTCCCCCTGCATGAGCTCGCCGAGCTGCTTCGGGATCACCTGCCACGAGACGCCGAACCGGTCCTTGCACCACCCGCACTGCGACTCCGCGCCGCCGTCGGCGACCAGCGCATCCCAGATGCGGTCGACCTCGGCCTGCCCGTCGACGGTGACGGCGATCGACACGGCCTCCGACTGCGGGAACTGCGGCCCGCCGTGCAGCAGCTGGAACGGCGTCCCGGCGAGGGTGAGGTCGACGGTGATCGCCTCGCCCGCGGGCGCGTCGCCCGGCCAGGGGTTGTCGCCCGGGGGGATCCGCATCACGTCGGTGATGCGCGAGTCGGGCACGACCGAGACGTAGAGCTCGGCTGCCTCCTCGATGCGGCCGTCGAACCAGAGCACTGTGCGCACATCCGTCATGGTGGCCATCATGCTCCGCATCCGCGGGCTTCGATACCCTGGATGCATGCGTGAGATCACCCCTGCCGAGGTCGCCGACCTGCCGATCGTCGACGTGCGCGAGCAGCACGAGTGGGATCTCGGGCACGCGATCGGCGCCGTGCACATCCCGATGAGCGACCTCATCGCCCGCCTCGACGAGGTGCCCGACGGCGCCGCGATCATCTGCCGCAGCGGCGCCCGCAGCGGGCAGGTCGTCGCCTACCTCGAGCAGCGGGGGGCGGATGCGGTGAACGTCGCGGGCGGGACCCTCCGGTGGGCGGCCGAGGGCCGCCCGATGGTGGGCACCGTCGCCTGAGCCTGGCGGCGCGCTCGCGCGCGCCTATGCGCCGCAGGGCGGGCGGTGTAGAACCGAGGCATGACGAGCCGCCATCGCGAGATCGAGACGAAGCTCGAGGCGCCCGCGGAGGCGCGCGTGCCGACGCTGGCGGGCACCGGAACGATCGTCGTCGCCGACGAGCCCGTCGAGCACGACCTCGAGGCGACGTACTTCGACACCGAGGCGCGGGCGCTGGCGGCGGCGGGCATCTCGCTGCGGCGCCGCACGGGCGGCGACGACGCCGGCTGGCACCTGAAGGTGCCCATCGGCGAGGGCGTGCGCGACGAGCTGCGCGAGCCGCTCGGCCGCGCGACGAAGACCGTGCCGGAGCCGCTGCGCAGCGCCGTGCACCTGTGGTCGCGCGGCGAGCCGCTGGTGCCGGTCGCTCGGCTGCAGACGCACCGGGCTGTGCATCGTCTTCGCGACGCCGACGGCCGCGTGCTCGTCGAGATCGCCGACGACGCCGTCGTCGCCCGGTCGCCCGTCGACAGCACCACGACGACCGCATGGTGCGAGTGGGAGGTCGAGGCGGTCGAGGGCGGTCGCGACGACGTCGACGCGGTCGTGCAGCAGCTGCTCGCCGTGGGCGCGACGCCCGCGGCCTCTGCGTCGAAGCTCGCCCGCGCGCTGGCCGGGGGCACCGCACCGCCGGCCCCCGAGCCCGAGCCTGCCCTCGACGCGCAGAGCTCCGCCGAGGACGTGCTGGCGGCCGCGCTCGCCGAGCAGGTCGACGAGCTCCGTCGCCGAGACCCGCTCGTGCGGCTCGCGGCCGACGGCGCCGTGCACCGGATGCGGGTCGCCTCGCGACGGCTGCGCAGCCTGCTCGCCACCTTCCGGCCGCTGCTCGACCGCGCGCGGACCGATCCGCTGCGCGACGAGCTGCGCTGGTTCGCCGGTGTGCTCGGCGCGGCCCGCGATGCCGAGGTGCAGTGCGCGCGGCTCGCCGCGCTCGTCGCCGAGCAGCCGGTCGAGCTGGTCATGGGCGCCGTCGGGCAGCGCATCGACGACGCCCTGCGCGCACGCCACCGGCAGGCGCTCGGTGCGGCGCACGCCGCGATGCGCTCGGAGCGCTACCTGGCGCTCATGGACGACCTGCAGCGGCTGGCGACCGCGCCGCCGTGGGCGGGTGCGTCGGGCGGCAGCCCGCAGGATGGGACGGGCGGCAGCCCGCAGGGCGGGTCGGGCGGCAGCCCGCAGGATGCGCTGCGCTCTCGCGTGCGACGTGAGCACCGGCGCACGCGCCGTCGGGTCGAGGCGGCGACCGCGGCCCCAGCGGCCGAGCGCGACGCGCTGCTCCACGAGGCGCGCAAGGCCGCGAAGCGCGCCCGCTACGCCGCCGAGGCGCTGGTGCCGGTGGCGGGCCGCGAGGCTCGGCGCGCAGCGAAGGCGGCGAAGCGCGTGCAGCAGGCGCTCGGCGAGCAGCATGACACGGTCGTCGCCCGGTCGCTGCTGCGCGAGCTGGGCGTGCAGGCGCACCTCGACGGCGACAGCGCGTTCACCTTCGGCCTGCTGCACGCGCGCGAGCACGAGCGCGCCGCGGCGAGCGAGGCGGCGTTCGAGCGCGCCTGGGCGAGGCTGCGGCGCAAGCGCGTGCGGCGCTGGCTGCAGTGAACCCGTGCCGCACGACCGGCGGCGTCAGCCCAGCACGACCAGCTTCTTGTTCATGAACTCCTCCATGCCGTGCGGTCCCAGCTCGCGGCCGAAGCCCGAGCGCTTGGTGCCGCCGAAGGGCATGTCGTAGTCCTCGGCGCCGGCCCCGTTGATCGCGACCATGCCCGAGTCGAGCCGGTCGGCGACGGCGAGCGCGAGCTCCGGGTCGCTGCAGAAGAGGCGCGCGCCGAGCCCGAACGGGGTGTCGTTGGCGATGCGCACGGCGTCGTCGACGTCCTTCGCCCGATAGACGGTGCCGACCGGGCCGAAGAGCTCCTCGCGGTAGGCCTGCATCTCGGCGGTCACGCCGCCCAGCAGCGCGGGGCGCACGCGGGTGTCGCCGGGCTCGCCCACGGCGCCGGCGAGCACCTGCGCGCCCTCGGCGACCGCGGCGGCCGTCTGCTCGCGCAGCCGATCTGCGGCGGCCTGCGACGACAGCGGCCCGACCAGGGCGTCCTCGTCGTCGGCCTCCCCCACCTCGAGCGCC is a window encoding:
- a CDS encoding rhodanese-like domain-containing protein, which translates into the protein MREITPAEVADLPIVDVREQHEWDLGHAIGAVHIPMSDLIARLDEVPDGAAIICRSGARSGQVVAYLEQRGADAVNVAGGTLRWAAEGRPMVGTVA
- the hisN gene encoding histidinol-phosphatase — encoded protein: MTYDDDLALALRLADAADAISMERFGARDLEVTTKADTTHVTDADRSVEQRIRTMLAEERPDDAIFGEEFGVSGEAQRQWIIDPIDGTAHFLRGAPIWATLIALAVDGHPVVGVVSAPALGGRWWAAQGSGAWTNPAEPRRLRVSGVSALSDAVLSYNAIQGWDGAGRIGDLLGLQRDVWRARSYGDAWSYMMLAEGTIDVVAEFDLQPYDLAALVPVIEEAGGTFTSVDGERGPWHGSALATNGVLHAELLERLAR
- a CDS encoding CYTH and CHAD domain-containing protein produces the protein MTSRHREIETKLEAPAEARVPTLAGTGTIVVADEPVEHDLEATYFDTEARALAAAGISLRRRTGGDDAGWHLKVPIGEGVRDELREPLGRATKTVPEPLRSAVHLWSRGEPLVPVARLQTHRAVHRLRDADGRVLVEIADDAVVARSPVDSTTTTAWCEWEVEAVEGGRDDVDAVVQQLLAVGATPAASASKLARALAGGTAPPAPEPEPALDAQSSAEDVLAAALAEQVDELRRRDPLVRLAADGAVHRMRVASRRLRSLLATFRPLLDRARTDPLRDELRWFAGVLGAARDAEVQCARLAALVAEQPVELVMGAVGQRIDDALRARHRQALGAAHAAMRSERYLALMDDLQRLATAPPWAGASGGSPQDGTGGSPQGGSGGSPQDALRSRVRREHRRTRRRVEAATAAPAAERDALLHEARKAAKRARYAAEALVPVAGREARRAAKAAKRVQQALGEQHDTVVARSLLRELGVQAHLDGDSAFTFGLLHAREHERAAASEAAFERAWARLRRKRVRRWLQ
- a CDS encoding VOC family protein, whose translation is MMATMTDVRTVLWFDGRIEEAAELYVSVVPDSRITDVMRIPPGDNPWPGDAPAGEAITVDLTLAGTPFQLLHGGPQFPQSEAVSIAVTVDGQAEVDRIWDALVADGGAESQCGWCKDRFGVSWQVIPKQLGELMQGERSLEVTRAMLTMRKLDVEQLEAAARG